In Rhodamnia argentea isolate NSW1041297 chromosome 4, ASM2092103v1, whole genome shotgun sequence, the following proteins share a genomic window:
- the LOC115753994 gene encoding sulfite exporter TauE/SafE family protein 3-like isoform X2 — MAMLGGAQWRGRRSVPMILANLMFVLLLASAERGLKLKHEPAGVDETGETLSDFLSRAVNFLWQSDGAGYQHVWPDMELGWQIVVGSIVGFLGAAFGSVGGVGGGGIFVPMLTLIIGFDPKSATAMSKCMIMGAAGSTVYYNLKLRHPTIDMPIIDYDLALLIQPMLMLGISLGVAFNVIFADWMVTVLLIILFMGTSTKAFLKGVETWKKETLLKKQEAARNFNSVGNGSTEVEYKPLPGGPGNGPDQSTKKTEVTILENVCWKELGLLVFVWAAFLVLQIAKTHTATCSVAYWVFNLLQIPVSVGVSLYEAVSLYKGRRVIASKGDHGTNLKVHQLALYCACGVLAGVVGGLLGLGGGFIMGPLFLELGVPPEVSSATATFAMTFSSSMSVVEYYLLKRFPVPYALYFVMVATFAALVGQHIVRKLIFVLGRASLIIFILAFTIFVSAISLGGVGVIDMIGKIQRHEYMGFDNLCKYDS, encoded by the exons ATGGCTATGCTTGGGGGAGCGCAATGGAGAGGTCGGAGGTCGGTTCCCATGATCTTGGCCAACCTCATGTTCGTTCTTTTGCTTGCTTCCGCTGAACGGGGCTTGAAGTTGAAGCACGAGCCTGCAGGGGTCGATGAAACAGGCGAAACTCTTTCGGATTTCCTCTCCAGAGCAGTGAATTTCTTGTGGCAATCTGATGGAGCGGGTTATCAGCATGTTTGGCCG GACATGGAACTCGGTTGGCAAATTGTTGTTGGTAGCATTGTTGGCTTCCTCGGAGCGGCCTTTGGGAGTGTAGGTGGTGTGGGTGGTGGTGGCATCTTTGTTCCCATGCTTACTCTGATCATAGGCTTTGATCCCAAGTCAGCTACTGCTATGTCAAAAT GTATGATCATGGGTGCTGCAGGATCAACTGTTTACTATAATCTCAAACTCCGGCATCCTACAATAGATATGCCTATAATTGACTATGACCTAGCGCTGCTCATCCAACCAATGCTCATGCTTGGAATCAGTTTAGGAGTTGCCTTCAATGTGATATTTGCTGACTGGATGGTCACAGTTTTATTAATTATTCTCTTCATGG GCACTTCCACTAAGGCATTCTTAAAAGGAGTCGAGACGTGGAAAAAGGAAACCTTATTGAAAAAG CAGGAAGCTGCGAGGAATTTCAATTCTGTCG GAAATGGCAGCACAGAAGTGGAATACAAGCCTCTTCCTGGTGGTCCAGGCAATGGACCAGACCAAAGCACAAAAAAGACGGAG GTCACAATCCTTGAGAACGTTTGCTGGAAGGAGCTTGGACTTCTTGTCTTCGTTTGGGCTGCGTTTCTTGTCTTGCAGATCGCCAAG ACTCATACAGCTACTTGTTCTGTTGCATACTGGGTATTCAACTTGTTACAG ATTCCAGTTTCTGTTGGAGTATCTCTTTACGAGGCGGTTAGCTTATACAAGGGAAGGAGAGTAATCGCTTCCAAGGGAGATCATGGTACTAATTTGAAGGTGCACCAATTGGCCCTATATTGTGCCTGCGGTGTCCTGGCTGGAGTAGTAGGAGGACTGCTCGGACTAGGTGGAGGATTTATAATGGGCCCACTATTTTTGGAACTGGGAGTTCCTCCTGag GTCTCCAGTGCCACAGCAACCTTTGCAATGACCTTTTCCTCGTCCATGTCTGTTGTGGAATACTATCTTCTTAAACGTTTTCCTGTGCCTTATG CACTCTATTTTGTTATGGTTGCCACATTTGCTGCTCTGGTAGGACAACATATTGTGCGAAAGCTTATTTTTGTTCTCGGAAGGGCTTCCCTTATCATCTTCATCTTAGCCTTTACAATTTTCGTCAGCGCCATCTCGCTAG GTGGAGTTGGTGTTATCGACATGATAGGAAAGATTCAACGGCATG
- the LOC115753994 gene encoding sulfite exporter TauE/SafE family protein 3-like isoform X3: protein MAMLGGAQWRGRRSVPMILANLMFVLLLASAERGLKLKHEPAGVDETGETLSDFLSRAVNFLWQSDGAGYQHVWPDMELGWQIVVGSIVGFLGAAFGSVGGVGGGGIFVPMLTLIIGFDPKSATAMSKCMIMGAAGSTVYYNLKLRHPTIDMPIIDYDLALLIQPMLMLGISLGVAFNVIFADWMVTVLLIILFMGTSTKAFLKGVETWKKETLLKKEAARNFNSVGNGSTEVEYKPLPGGPGNGPDQSTKKTEVTILENVCWKELGLLVFVWAAFLVLQIAKTHTATCSVAYWVFNLLQIPVSVGVSLYEAVSLYKGRRVIASKGDHGTNLKVHQLALYCACGVLAGVVGGLLGLGGGFIMGPLFLELGVPPEVSSATATFAMTFSSSMSVVEYYLLKRFPVPYALYFVMVATFAALVGQHIVRKLIFVLGRASLIIFILAFTIFVSAISLGGVGVIDMIGKIQRHEYMGFDNLCKYDS, encoded by the exons ATGGCTATGCTTGGGGGAGCGCAATGGAGAGGTCGGAGGTCGGTTCCCATGATCTTGGCCAACCTCATGTTCGTTCTTTTGCTTGCTTCCGCTGAACGGGGCTTGAAGTTGAAGCACGAGCCTGCAGGGGTCGATGAAACAGGCGAAACTCTTTCGGATTTCCTCTCCAGAGCAGTGAATTTCTTGTGGCAATCTGATGGAGCGGGTTATCAGCATGTTTGGCCG GACATGGAACTCGGTTGGCAAATTGTTGTTGGTAGCATTGTTGGCTTCCTCGGAGCGGCCTTTGGGAGTGTAGGTGGTGTGGGTGGTGGTGGCATCTTTGTTCCCATGCTTACTCTGATCATAGGCTTTGATCCCAAGTCAGCTACTGCTATGTCAAAAT GTATGATCATGGGTGCTGCAGGATCAACTGTTTACTATAATCTCAAACTCCGGCATCCTACAATAGATATGCCTATAATTGACTATGACCTAGCGCTGCTCATCCAACCAATGCTCATGCTTGGAATCAGTTTAGGAGTTGCCTTCAATGTGATATTTGCTGACTGGATGGTCACAGTTTTATTAATTATTCTCTTCATGG GCACTTCCACTAAGGCATTCTTAAAAGGAGTCGAGACGTGGAAAAAGGAAACCTTATTGAAAAAG GAAGCTGCGAGGAATTTCAATTCTGTCG GAAATGGCAGCACAGAAGTGGAATACAAGCCTCTTCCTGGTGGTCCAGGCAATGGACCAGACCAAAGCACAAAAAAGACGGAG GTCACAATCCTTGAGAACGTTTGCTGGAAGGAGCTTGGACTTCTTGTCTTCGTTTGGGCTGCGTTTCTTGTCTTGCAGATCGCCAAG ACTCATACAGCTACTTGTTCTGTTGCATACTGGGTATTCAACTTGTTACAG ATTCCAGTTTCTGTTGGAGTATCTCTTTACGAGGCGGTTAGCTTATACAAGGGAAGGAGAGTAATCGCTTCCAAGGGAGATCATGGTACTAATTTGAAGGTGCACCAATTGGCCCTATATTGTGCCTGCGGTGTCCTGGCTGGAGTAGTAGGAGGACTGCTCGGACTAGGTGGAGGATTTATAATGGGCCCACTATTTTTGGAACTGGGAGTTCCTCCTGag GTCTCCAGTGCCACAGCAACCTTTGCAATGACCTTTTCCTCGTCCATGTCTGTTGTGGAATACTATCTTCTTAAACGTTTTCCTGTGCCTTATG CACTCTATTTTGTTATGGTTGCCACATTTGCTGCTCTGGTAGGACAACATATTGTGCGAAAGCTTATTTTTGTTCTCGGAAGGGCTTCCCTTATCATCTTCATCTTAGCCTTTACAATTTTCGTCAGCGCCATCTCGCTAG GTGGAGTTGGTGTTATCGACATGATAGGAAAGATTCAACGGCATG